In Acidimicrobiia bacterium, one genomic interval encodes:
- a CDS encoding ExeM/NucH family extracellular endonuclease encodes MRRRKTRSSLAVVTVLAMLMALLPVVALPVAAATTGDIVISGVVDGPLTGGIPKAIELYVVNDIDDLSIYGVGSANNGGGTDGEEFTFPAVSALAGTYLYVASESVGFTDFFGFAPDYTSAAANVNGDDAIELFMNGIVVDVFGDINVDGSGQPWEYLDGWAYRVADTGQDGSTFVLANWTFSDPNALDGETSNATATTPFPLGTFGGVVVPTPALIINEVDADQVGTDAGEFVELFDGGFGATTLDGHSIVLYNGSDDVSYLSFDLDGYTTNADGYFVLCGNTANVAGCDLDVSPDTDLIQNGPDAVALVEGDAVNYPNDTPVTADGLIDAIVYDTDDGDDAGLLVLLNAGQPQVNERGGGDGTAHSNQRCPNGSGGALNTDTYAQYLPTPGATNTCVAPTLDLTIVEIQTPVVGTGSPFEGDRVRTQGVVTAVLGDYVFIQDGTGPYSGLMLFRPTEAVELGDLVLAEGVVSEYFGLTEIAGAVVTVLGTGNPIPAPEVLATGAVGDEAWESVFVRAENATVTDDDLGFGEWIIDDSSGPVVVDDLGSYTYDPTNGDVLTYVQGPLFFSFGDFKIEPRSLTDIGLDSCSAPFTPIFAIQGSGAASSYDGTDVWTEGVVTADFQASSQLSAFYIQDPVGDADSATSDGVMVYHRDTWGYDVNVGDHVRVLAEVDEFNGLTELTSVDNVIDCGTGSVAPTEVVLPVVDPGAWESYEGMLITFPQSLSISEFFNFDRFGEMVLSNGRQFQPTQIFEPGSSEATDLLAENLRNRITLDDGRGSQNPDPAIHPNGAIFDLTNRFRGGDHVTNVTGVLDYSFGNYKIQPTQGADYDAINPRADAPDVGEASIKVASFNVLNLFTHLDDGVNDICGPTGLDECRGADTAEEYERQLTKIVAGIIGTGADVLGLQEIENDIRDDEPVYPNRAHDPVLALVEALNAVEGDGTWAWAGEATYYNDYPVRNEIIYRTESVTPIGTPVALEDPAFDVSASGDDPVGRPPLAQTFADGNGEVFTVVTNHFKSKGSSCGSLGDPDTGDGSGNCNLTRVAQSEALLLFVADLPAATQDNDVLIIGDLNSYAKEAPVSALEDAGYTNLLALYDGPEEYTYVFDGQLGNLDHALGSSSVLSQVTGTAAWHINSDEPDILDYDTSFKKDAQVLLYEPNAYRASDHDPVIVGLDLTAASDFVVEVAPNRLWPPNHEYREVVVSGTDAEADLWIEILEAVSSELDCCYDMYDLPSDVVITSDTTVDLRAERYTEVLGRTYTITAYAWDGAGNALLTDVFVSVPHDQRNKKVSKN; translated from the coding sequence ATGAGAAGAAGGAAAACGCGTTCGAGTCTTGCCGTGGTAACGGTACTGGCGATGTTGATGGCGTTGTTGCCGGTAGTTGCTTTGCCGGTCGCGGCGGCTACTACCGGAGACATCGTTATCTCCGGTGTCGTCGACGGGCCACTGACCGGCGGAATCCCGAAGGCCATTGAGCTATACGTGGTCAACGACATCGACGACCTGAGCATCTACGGCGTCGGCTCCGCCAACAACGGCGGAGGAACCGACGGCGAGGAGTTCACGTTCCCGGCTGTTTCCGCTCTCGCCGGGACCTACCTCTACGTCGCGTCGGAGTCGGTTGGGTTCACCGACTTCTTCGGATTCGCTCCCGACTACACCAGTGCCGCGGCAAACGTGAACGGTGACGACGCTATCGAACTCTTCATGAATGGCATCGTCGTCGACGTATTCGGCGACATAAACGTCGATGGTTCGGGACAACCCTGGGAGTACCTCGACGGTTGGGCCTACCGGGTTGCCGACACAGGTCAAGACGGTTCGACGTTCGTGCTGGCCAACTGGACGTTCTCCGATCCGAACGCGCTCGATGGAGAGACCTCGAATGCCACCGCTACGACCCCGTTCCCCCTCGGTACGTTTGGTGGGGTGGTTGTTCCCACGCCTGCGTTGATCATCAACGAGGTAGATGCGGATCAGGTTGGGACCGACGCAGGTGAGTTCGTTGAGCTATTCGACGGTGGCTTCGGAGCGACCACCCTCGACGGACACTCCATTGTTCTCTACAACGGATCGGATGACGTCTCATACCTCTCGTTCGATCTAGATGGCTACACAACGAATGCCGACGGCTACTTCGTCCTATGTGGGAATACTGCGAACGTCGCCGGTTGCGACCTCGACGTGTCTCCCGATACGGATCTGATCCAAAACGGTCCTGATGCTGTTGCTCTCGTCGAGGGTGACGCAGTCAACTATCCGAACGACACGCCGGTCACAGCGGACGGCTTGATCGACGCGATCGTGTACGACACCGACGATGGCGACGACGCGGGGCTTCTCGTGCTCCTCAACGCCGGGCAGCCACAAGTTAATGAGCGCGGCGGTGGAGACGGGACCGCGCATTCGAACCAGCGTTGCCCCAACGGATCGGGCGGTGCCCTAAACACTGATACCTATGCGCAATACCTGCCGACGCCGGGAGCGACGAACACCTGTGTTGCGCCGACGCTCGATCTCACGATCGTTGAGATTCAGACGCCCGTCGTCGGGACAGGCTCGCCCTTCGAGGGCGACCGGGTCCGCACGCAGGGCGTGGTGACGGCCGTGCTCGGTGACTACGTCTTCATTCAGGATGGCACGGGTCCGTATTCCGGCCTAATGCTGTTCAGACCGACTGAAGCGGTCGAGCTCGGCGACCTGGTGCTGGCCGAGGGCGTCGTCTCTGAGTACTTCGGGCTCACGGAGATCGCCGGCGCAGTCGTGACCGTGCTCGGCACTGGCAATCCCATTCCCGCTCCCGAAGTCCTTGCGACCGGAGCCGTAGGGGATGAGGCGTGGGAGTCGGTCTTCGTCAGAGCCGAGAACGCGACTGTGACGGACGATGACCTCGGGTTTGGTGAATGGATCATCGATGATTCGAGTGGACCTGTGGTCGTCGATGATCTCGGTTCATACACGTACGATCCGACGAACGGCGACGTTCTGACCTACGTTCAAGGGCCCCTGTTCTTCTCGTTCGGTGACTTCAAGATCGAGCCCAGAAGCCTGACCGACATCGGCCTCGACTCTTGCTCGGCCCCGTTCACTCCGATCTTCGCTATTCAGGGAAGTGGGGCGGCCAGCAGCTACGACGGGACGGACGTTTGGACGGAAGGCGTCGTAACGGCCGATTTCCAGGCGAGCTCGCAGCTGAGTGCGTTCTACATTCAGGATCCTGTAGGCGATGCGGATTCGGCGACATCCGACGGTGTCATGGTCTACCACCGCGATACGTGGGGCTACGACGTGAACGTGGGTGACCACGTGCGAGTGTTGGCAGAGGTTGATGAGTTCAACGGACTCACCGAACTGACGTCGGTCGACAACGTGATCGACTGTGGAACGGGTTCAGTTGCGCCCACTGAGGTGGTTCTCCCGGTGGTCGACCCCGGCGCCTGGGAGTCCTACGAGGGGATGTTGATCACCTTCCCGCAGAGCCTCAGTATCTCGGAGTTTTTCAACTTCGATCGCTTCGGCGAGATGGTGCTGTCGAACGGCCGGCAGTTCCAGCCGACCCAGATCTTCGAGCCCGGTTCGTCGGAGGCGACAGATCTTCTGGCTGAAAACCTTCGTAACCGGATCACTCTGGATGACGGACGCGGGAGTCAGAATCCGGATCCGGCGATTCATCCCAACGGTGCGATCTTCGATCTCACCAACCGGTTCCGGGGGGGTGACCATGTCACCAATGTGACCGGTGTGCTCGACTACTCCTTCGGGAACTACAAGATCCAGCCGACCCAAGGTGCCGACTACGACGCCATCAACCCTCGGGCAGATGCCCCTGATGTGGGCGAAGCGTCGATCAAGGTCGCCTCGTTCAACGTGCTGAACCTCTTCACGCACCTGGACGATGGTGTGAATGACATCTGTGGCCCCACCGGACTCGATGAGTGTCGCGGTGCCGACACGGCAGAGGAGTATGAGCGCCAGTTGACAAAGATCGTGGCCGGCATCATCGGCACCGGCGCGGACGTTCTCGGACTTCAGGAGATCGAGAACGACATCCGGGACGATGAACCGGTGTATCCGAATCGCGCCCACGATCCGGTGCTGGCACTGGTTGAAGCCCTCAACGCAGTCGAAGGCGACGGAACGTGGGCGTGGGCAGGTGAAGCGACCTACTACAACGACTACCCGGTTCGCAACGAGATCATCTACCGGACTGAGTCGGTAACCCCGATCGGGACACCGGTAGCGCTCGAGGACCCGGCCTTCGATGTTTCAGCCAGCGGGGACGACCCCGTCGGGCGTCCGCCGCTCGCTCAGACGTTCGCGGACGGCAACGGCGAGGTGTTCACCGTGGTCACGAACCACTTCAAGTCGAAGGGTTCGTCGTGTGGTTCACTTGGAGATCCCGACACGGGCGACGGGTCCGGGAACTGCAACTTGACGCGGGTGGCGCAGTCCGAAGCCCTGCTGCTCTTCGTTGCGGACCTTCCGGCCGCAACCCAAGACAATGATGTTCTCATCATCGGTGACCTGAACAGCTATGCGAAGGAGGCCCCGGTCAGTGCGCTCGAGGATGCTGGGTACACCAATCTCCTCGCGCTGTACGACGGTCCGGAGGAGTACACCTACGTCTTCGATGGGCAGCTCGGCAACCTCGATCATGCGCTCGGAAGTAGCTCGGTCCTTTCGCAGGTAACCGGCACGGCTGCCTGGCACATCAACTCCGATGAGCCCGACATCCTCGATTACGACACGTCCTTCAAGAAGGACGCACAGGTTCTGCTTTACGAGCCAAACGCCTATCGGGCGTCGGATCACGATCCGGTGATCGTTGGGTTGGACCTCACTGCAGCGTCCGACTTCGTCGTCGAGGTAGCGCCAAACAGGCTCTGGCCGCCGAATCACGAATACCGTGAGGTAGTGGTCAGTGGTACTGACGCGGAGGCGGACCTGTGGATAGAGATCCTCGAGGCCGTTTCATCCGAGTTGGACTGCTGCTACGACATGTACGACTTGCCAAGTGACGTGGTAATCACGAGCGACACGACTGTGGATCTGCGGGCCGAGCGTTATACCGAGGTGCTCGGACGGACCTACACGATCACGGCGTATGCCTGGGACGGCGCCGGTAACGCGCTCCTCACGGACGTGTTCGTGTCCGTCCCCCACGATCAACGCAACAAGAAGGTATCGAAGAATTAG
- a CDS encoding dodecin family protein: MSESIDRGAVKVIEIIGISDRSFEDAVSQGVAKAAETVKGITGVEVTNQTARVYEGKVVQYHATLKLAFAVK, from the coding sequence ATGTCAGAGTCAATCGATCGCGGAGCGGTCAAGGTCATCGAGATCATCGGAATCTCGGATCGCAGCTTCGAAGACGCCGTCTCACAAGGCGTCGCCAAAGCCGCGGAAACCGTCAAAGGCATAACGGGAGTCGAGGTGACCAACCAGACCGCCCGGGTATACGAGGGAAAGGTCGTGCAATACCACGCCACCCTCAAACTGGCCTTCGCCGTCAAGTAG
- a CDS encoding HAMP domain-containing sensor histidine kinase, producing MTQMASAQRLRRSESVVKFSDIAPTYHMVRAFTAASSAGALAIFASSWNFRSGAWLAVALAVAATADALWQRTRSSTVVPVLRMVFDGAVLTLAVIVIGGPALIAGPFAYLLAAALLILPLNRALLMIGYFAAWTVAVYFSAITSVGGSTRMYLGMGAAFVFLVALGILLVAVGESVRRTRARQKAMLEDAIEENKARTQLLASVGHELRTPLTAVVGFSQILREGNLPKHEIDDLIASLAREAFDLAGIVDDLLVAARDQIGELSVIAVTVNTRAQVAQVLEGWEQSIGSEIQVTSSSEAKALADPARLRQIVRNLLTNALRYGGDQVRVEIGDGPECVNVRVCDNGPGIPQDRWQRIFEPYERETGKDQQPASVGLGLAVSRQLARRMGGDLTYRHNGESVFELSLPRAPAMEIAGA from the coding sequence ATGACGCAAATGGCAAGTGCGCAGAGGCTGCGTCGAAGTGAGTCGGTGGTCAAATTCTCCGACATCGCCCCGACGTACCACATGGTGCGGGCGTTCACCGCAGCATCGAGTGCCGGCGCGCTGGCGATCTTTGCCTCCTCGTGGAACTTTCGGAGTGGTGCCTGGCTGGCGGTCGCCCTTGCCGTGGCGGCAACCGCGGATGCCCTGTGGCAACGAACACGGAGTTCTACCGTCGTGCCCGTGCTCCGGATGGTGTTTGACGGAGCAGTGCTGACGTTGGCAGTGATTGTGATCGGTGGCCCGGCTCTGATCGCCGGTCCGTTCGCGTACCTACTGGCCGCGGCACTTCTCATTCTTCCCCTCAATCGCGCCCTACTGATGATCGGCTACTTCGCGGCGTGGACCGTCGCCGTCTACTTCTCGGCGATCACGTCGGTCGGAGGGTCTACCCGGATGTATCTGGGAATGGGAGCAGCCTTTGTCTTCCTGGTGGCGTTGGGCATCTTGCTGGTTGCGGTCGGTGAATCGGTTCGCCGCACCCGTGCCCGCCAGAAGGCGATGCTCGAGGACGCCATCGAAGAGAACAAAGCACGAACGCAACTGCTCGCCAGCGTCGGCCATGAACTCCGTACGCCACTCACCGCGGTAGTTGGTTTCTCACAAATTCTGCGTGAAGGCAACCTACCCAAGCACGAGATCGACGATTTGATCGCATCGCTCGCCCGTGAGGCGTTCGACCTGGCAGGCATCGTCGACGACCTCCTCGTGGCAGCGCGCGACCAGATCGGGGAGTTGTCGGTGATCGCCGTGACCGTGAATACCCGGGCGCAGGTGGCGCAGGTCCTGGAAGGTTGGGAGCAGAGCATCGGGAGCGAGATCCAAGTCACTTCCTCGTCGGAGGCGAAGGCACTGGCCGACCCAGCCCGGCTGCGACAGATCGTGCGCAACCTCCTCACCAATGCCCTCCGGTACGGCGGGGATCAGGTACGGGTGGAGATCGGCGATGGACCGGAGTGCGTCAATGTGCGGGTATGCGACAACGGTCCGGGCATTCCTCAGGATCGATGGCAACGCATCTTTGAACCGTACGAGCGGGAAACCGGCAAGGATCAGCAACCTGCGTCGGTCGGGCTCGGCCTCGCCGTCTCACGGCAATTGGCCCGCCGGATGGGCGGAGATCTCACCTACCGGCACAACGGTGAGAGCGTCTTCGAGCTGTCGTTGCCCCGGGCTCCGGCCATGGAAATCGCCGGCGCGTAG
- a CDS encoding nitroreductase family protein, whose protein sequence is MELSEALYTTRAMRRVKPDAVPEDVVRRMLDGAIRAPSGGNSQTGRFITITESGIKARLGDLYRQAFATLQGTVYKEATERARAAGDEQAARILRSSQWLADHFEDVPLWFFVYTRNDPDGANIFPAVWNLMLAGRGCGIGTCLTTILGHFKPAEVAAVLDVPIDRGWELKAAVSAGYPTGRWGTAKRNPVHPIVYAERWGTSVPWTLDEPMWVEPEGYGT, encoded by the coding sequence ATGGAACTCTCCGAAGCCCTCTACACCACCCGCGCCATGCGCCGGGTCAAGCCGGACGCCGTGCCCGAAGACGTCGTCCGCCGAATGCTCGACGGCGCCATCCGGGCCCCATCCGGCGGCAACTCGCAGACCGGGCGGTTCATCACGATCACCGAGTCCGGCATCAAAGCGCGACTCGGTGACCTGTACCGCCAGGCCTTCGCCACTCTCCAGGGCACCGTGTACAAGGAGGCCACCGAGCGCGCCCGCGCCGCCGGTGACGAGCAGGCCGCCCGCATTCTGCGTTCGTCGCAGTGGCTGGCCGACCACTTCGAGGATGTACCGCTCTGGTTCTTCGTCTACACCCGAAACGATCCCGATGGGGCGAACATCTTCCCGGCAGTCTGGAATCTGATGCTCGCCGGGCGCGGCTGCGGGATCGGCACATGCCTGACCACCATCCTCGGCCACTTCAAGCCCGCCGAAGTGGCCGCAGTTCTGGATGTTCCGATCGACCGTGGGTGGGAACTCAAGGCTGCCGTGTCTGCGGGTTATCCAACGGGTCGGTGGGGCACCGCCAAACGCAATCCCGTCCATCCCATCGTCTACGCGGAAAGATGGGGAACGTCCGTGCCCTGGACCCTCGATGAGCCGATGTGGGTAGAGCCTGAGGGCTACGGCACCTGA
- a CDS encoding HD domain-containing protein, whose amino-acid sequence MRLIKREEREARERELLSPEATLSSESKGRAADEEPDEYRTAFERDRDRILHSKAFRRLKHKTQVFLNPEGDHFVTRLTHTLQVTQIGRAIAVPLGLNEALTEAICLGHDTGHSPFGHTGEDALSPYVDGEWMHSQQSVRLLSVLEPLNLTWETLDGIRAHSWKVDPPPSTPEGFLCRFADRIAYLTHDVEDALRAGVIAPGDFPGEAMDTFGEPGSEWIDTMVRAVIEESLEQGRVAMRPEVLSVMHRFREFMFERVYLGAHGERQKHAAIWVIRDLVDYFIDHPDEVPETYRVDDADSTARAIDYVSGMTDRFALRLHDSLFRPEGIA is encoded by the coding sequence ATGAGGTTGATCAAGCGAGAAGAGCGTGAGGCGCGGGAGCGGGAACTGCTCTCGCCCGAGGCGACGCTTTCCTCTGAGTCGAAGGGGCGGGCAGCTGACGAGGAACCGGATGAGTACCGAACGGCCTTCGAGCGAGATCGGGATCGGATCCTCCACTCGAAAGCCTTCCGGCGCCTCAAGCACAAGACCCAGGTCTTTCTCAACCCCGAGGGCGACCACTTCGTGACAAGACTGACCCACACGCTTCAGGTGACCCAGATCGGTCGAGCGATAGCTGTGCCGCTTGGCCTCAATGAGGCCCTGACCGAGGCGATCTGTCTCGGTCACGACACCGGACATTCGCCTTTCGGTCATACAGGCGAAGATGCCCTCTCGCCGTACGTGGATGGGGAGTGGATGCACTCTCAGCAGAGCGTTCGATTGCTGAGCGTGCTGGAACCTCTGAACCTGACGTGGGAGACCCTCGACGGTATCCGTGCCCACTCGTGGAAAGTGGATCCTCCACCGAGCACCCCCGAGGGTTTCCTCTGCCGGTTCGCCGATCGGATCGCCTATCTCACTCACGACGTCGAGGATGCGCTGCGGGCAGGTGTCATCGCACCCGGCGACTTTCCCGGAGAGGCCATGGACACGTTCGGGGAACCGGGTTCTGAGTGGATCGACACGATGGTGCGGGCGGTGATCGAAGAGTCGCTCGAACAAGGCCGGGTCGCCATGCGCCCGGAGGTGCTGAGCGTGATGCACCGGTTCAGGGAATTCATGTTCGAGCGGGTGTATCTCGGAGCACACGGCGAACGGCAGAAACACGCCGCCATCTGGGTCATCCGCGATCTCGTCGACTACTTCATAGATCATCCCGATGAGGTGCCGGAGACGTACCGGGTCGACGACGCCGACTCCACTGCCCGGGCTATCGACTACGTCTCGGGGATGACCGACCGTTTCGCCCTCCGCCTGCACGACTCTCTGTTCCGCCCGGAGGGAATCGCCTAG
- a CDS encoding ABC transporter permease subunit, translating to MSASNANPVPKTEKRHTRRWFVIVLGITFAFVAYAFSVQATEVDLSQIKDETRREQLFRILRALAHPDLVQFDTQDILVNFDLYVPCSDGPTENDLTEPYIVVTPPCGNPGDTVTVEGYGFQPETSAGLDFVPDSDFPITLTLARFDTDADGLFTVEVELPARESENPQQIQARTKTEVGSWTNRVSVWTDANANGVEDDGIIPNSGEIVIDVTTGRVQSIGAVALVDAEDNPVQFIAFGNESIPRSGPAQGEIPFVVGADLEQTFTGDVTGNSAEIVLSSTDLAAETPQVTISGESGTDLSEWAVVVYDTTELNRFDRTAVGDLFALSPRLSENALSTWDKIIETVALAFLATTVGTLLAIPLSFMAARNLMRDISTPVMNLSLNLLAIPAGLLGGAVLAGWASDIADLFVDNWLMLLAGVILIPAAILYAFRWAIPEVEDEPPSTRIKATRGGVLGVAAFAGTVVMYLLSELSMNVGGWLADRLGVFAFLGRFIATIGELLAAILVVIAALLGAGVLANLAGRLGYSLRTRLPAGVVRTINLPLAAAAGAIVAVIIGAVIEWFYEIGNPTRTLWIPLVIGTVIGLALAIRAYRKESVSVGLVIYYAARTLFNTLRSIEPLVMGIVFVVWVGFGPFAGSLALALHTTAALAKLYSEQVESISAGPLEAVRATGATRLQTVVYAVVPQIIPPYISFTMYRWDINVRMSTIIGFVGGGGIGFLLQQNINLLQYRAAAAQMLAIAIVVASMDYISARLRERLV from the coding sequence GTGTCGGCTAGCAACGCCAATCCCGTCCCGAAGACGGAGAAACGCCACACCAGGCGCTGGTTCGTCATCGTGCTCGGGATCACCTTTGCCTTCGTTGCATATGCCTTCAGCGTTCAGGCCACCGAGGTCGACCTCTCGCAGATCAAGGATGAGACACGGCGGGAACAGCTATTCCGCATTCTGCGCGCCCTTGCACATCCTGATCTCGTCCAGTTCGACACCCAAGATATCCTCGTCAACTTCGACCTCTACGTTCCTTGCTCCGATGGGCCGACCGAGAACGACTTGACCGAGCCATACATCGTGGTCACTCCGCCATGCGGGAACCCCGGCGACACCGTCACCGTGGAAGGGTACGGTTTCCAGCCCGAGACATCGGCCGGACTGGACTTCGTGCCCGACTCGGACTTCCCCATCACGCTGACGCTGGCCCGCTTCGACACCGACGCCGATGGATTATTCACAGTCGAGGTCGAGCTACCGGCCCGGGAATCGGAGAACCCTCAGCAGATACAGGCTCGAACCAAGACTGAAGTCGGCTCGTGGACAAATCGGGTTTCAGTCTGGACCGACGCCAATGCAAACGGTGTCGAGGACGATGGGATCATCCCCAACTCAGGGGAGATCGTGATTGACGTGACCACCGGTCGAGTGCAGTCGATCGGGGCGGTGGCACTCGTCGACGCTGAAGACAATCCCGTTCAGTTCATCGCCTTCGGCAATGAGAGCATTCCGCGATCGGGGCCCGCGCAAGGCGAGATTCCCTTTGTAGTCGGCGCAGACCTCGAGCAGACGTTCACCGGCGACGTCACAGGCAACAGCGCCGAGATCGTTCTCAGCTCGACCGACCTGGCTGCCGAGACGCCGCAGGTGACCATCTCGGGCGAATCGGGAACGGACCTCAGCGAATGGGCGGTGGTCGTCTACGACACGACGGAACTCAACCGGTTCGACCGGACGGCCGTTGGTGACCTCTTCGCACTCTCGCCGAGGCTGTCCGAGAATGCGCTCAGTACGTGGGACAAGATCATCGAGACGGTCGCCCTGGCGTTCCTCGCCACAACCGTCGGCACATTGCTGGCAATACCGCTGAGCTTCATGGCCGCCAGAAATCTCATGCGTGACATCAGCACCCCGGTGATGAACTTGTCGCTCAATCTCCTCGCCATCCCGGCCGGGCTGTTGGGAGGCGCGGTTCTGGCCGGGTGGGCAAGTGATATCGCAGACCTGTTCGTTGACAACTGGCTCATGCTGCTAGCGGGAGTCATCCTGATCCCTGCCGCCATCCTGTACGCCTTCCGGTGGGCAATTCCCGAGGTCGAGGACGAACCGCCGTCCACAAGGATCAAGGCGACAAGGGGTGGTGTACTCGGAGTCGCCGCCTTTGCCGGCACGGTCGTGATGTATCTCCTCTCGGAACTGTCGATGAATGTCGGGGGTTGGCTGGCTGACCGTCTCGGCGTGTTCGCGTTCCTGGGTAGATTCATCGCCACGATCGGCGAGTTGCTGGCGGCCATCCTCGTGGTGATTGCCGCCCTGTTGGGTGCCGGAGTCCTGGCCAATCTGGCAGGCAGACTCGGCTACTCGTTGCGGACCAGACTCCCGGCAGGCGTCGTTCGAACCATCAACCTGCCCCTGGCGGCGGCGGCAGGTGCCATCGTCGCGGTGATCATCGGGGCCGTCATCGAGTGGTTCTACGAGATCGGAAACCCGACCAGGACCTTATGGATTCCGCTGGTCATCGGCACCGTCATCGGCCTGGCCCTGGCGATCCGAGCATACCGAAAGGAGTCGGTGAGCGTTGGTCTGGTGATCTACTACGCGGCTCGCACGCTGTTCAACACGCTCAGGTCGATCGAACCTCTCGTCATGGGCATTGTGTTCGTTGTCTGGGTTGGGTTCGGGCCGTTCGCCGGCTCATTGGCCCTCGCTCTCCATACGACGGCTGCACTCGCCAAGCTCTACTCCGAGCAGGTCGAGAGCATCTCGGCCGGACCTCTCGAAGCGGTGCGTGCTACCGGAGCAACCAGATTGCAAACGGTGGTCTATGCCGTGGTGCCGCAGATCATTCCGCCGTACATCTCGTTCACTATGTATCGGTGGGACATCAACGTCCGCATGTCGACGATCATCGGTTTCGTCGGAGGTGGTGGCATCGGCTTCTTGCTGCAGCAGAACATCAACCTCCTGCAGTATCGGGCCGCAGCCGCCCAGATGCTGGCGATCGCCATCGTCGTTGCCAGCATGGACTACATATCTGCACGGTTGCGTGAAAGGCTCGTCTGA
- the phnC gene encoding phosphonate ABC transporter ATP-binding protein translates to MLKVEHLTKIYDGGVLALEDVSFEVPDGQFLAVIGLSGSGKSTLLRCINRLIEPTDGRITWNGEDITTASQEDLRRIRRRIGMVFQHFNLVERSKVLTNVLSGRLGYTNPALSLINRYLKEDVARAYAQLDRVGLREKANNRADELSGGQQQRVGIARAMIQAPELILADEPVASLDPVLAHSIMQYLETINDEDDVTVLCSLHFLDLVHRYADRAIALNEGRLVFEGPPSEIDDERFKEIYGKEAERVG, encoded by the coding sequence GTGTTGAAAGTCGAGCATCTGACCAAGATCTACGACGGTGGCGTCCTAGCTCTGGAGGATGTGAGTTTCGAAGTTCCGGATGGTCAGTTCCTGGCGGTGATTGGATTGTCCGGATCGGGCAAGTCGACCCTCCTACGCTGCATCAACCGGCTGATCGAACCTACCGATGGGCGTATCACCTGGAATGGCGAGGACATCACGACGGCCTCCCAGGAAGACCTGCGACGAATCCGTCGCCGTATCGGCATGGTCTTTCAGCACTTCAACCTCGTCGAACGCTCCAAAGTCCTCACAAACGTTCTTTCCGGGCGCCTCGGCTACACCAACCCGGCCCTCAGCCTCATCAACCGTTACTTAAAGGAAGACGTCGCCCGCGCCTATGCGCAACTCGACAGAGTTGGATTACGTGAGAAGGCAAACAACCGGGCCGATGAGCTGTCGGGCGGTCAACAGCAGCGGGTCGGTATCGCCAGGGCGATGATCCAGGCACCGGAGCTGATTCTCGCCGACGAACCCGTGGCGAGTCTCGATCCAGTATTGGCGCACAGCATCATGCAGTACCTGGAGACGATCAACGACGAAGACGACGTGACGGTGCTTTGTTCGCTCCACTTCCTGGATCTCGTCCATCGCTACGCCGACCGGGCCATCGCGCTGAACGAGGGTCGGCTCGTGTTCGAAGGACCTCCTTCGGAGATCGATGACGAGCGGTTCAAAGAGATCTACGGGAAGGAGGCTGAGCGTGTCGGCTAG